A single region of the Lycium barbarum isolate Lr01 chromosome 2, ASM1917538v2, whole genome shotgun sequence genome encodes:
- the LOC132629039 gene encoding GTP-binding protein YPTM2-like — translation MAVNQHWYFEIDVESIAPQIGVIDRYASDNVNKLLVGNKCDLTAQKVVSTETAQAFADEIGIPFMETSAKSATNVEQAFMAMAASIKNRMTSQPARAVVVHLERTKLCCLNDDSDVELW, via the exons ATGGCTGTAAACCAGCATTGGTACTTCGAAATTGACGTAGAATCCATCGCCCCACAGATAGGAGTAATAG ACCGATATGCAAGTGATAATGTGAACAAACTTCTTGTTGGAAATAAGTGTGATCTCACAGCACAGAAGGTAGTTTCCACAGAGACAGCTCAGGCTTTTGCTGATGAAATTGGCATACCTTTCATGGAAACAAGTGCAAAAAGTGCCACTAATGTAGAACAGGCTTTCATGGCTATGGCTGCTTCAATCAAGAACAGAATGACAAGTCAACCTGCAAGAGCGGTTGTTGTTCATCTTGAAAGGACGAAGCTCTGTTGCCTTAATGATGATTCTGATGTGGAGCTGTGGTGA